gttcaagaagtattagtacggcgcagtgccggatttaccactaggctgagtaggctgaagcctagggcggcagattttagggggcggcaaatttgggtcaaaaaaatattttatttgctgttcagatagggtcgaccagaattttgtcgctcccctatttatttgtaaaatttaaataacaagcattatttgtcgattttgccgtcatgtcaagaccctttatattgagacagacagacggccggacggacaacaaagtgatcctatatctatataggttccgttttttccttttgaagtaaggaaccctaaaaatttacctactattttctcgaaaaaatttcgcgctcgttatacgctcgcgttttcacttacgtacctacattatttgtgacTCATCTGACTACATTgggcggttcttgtgtcttcgtggtattgaatctcactaaattgttctgattccatgccgaaactcagtacagatagagtgctctcgatatcagatacaaatacaatacttttcatgactttccagcaccacagaatgagggataatggtacggcctgtgtaatacgcatccctactactgtcgtctgcatagcaatgattatcattgatatgcagtaatgacagcacagaacctagtgcaacgccagcggcaatgtccacactatcggagcagcttccgtctactcgtctaaaaagctagcgatccatttgtataacatagtccctcCAGCAGACTCGATGacagacccgaccgaactccttagcaCGGCTGTTAATCTACGTACAACGGAATGTGTACGATAGCGCCATGTTGCTTTTAGATGATACTGACAACTTGCCGCGCTCTGATTGGCCGATCGTCGCCTAAACGTCAGTTGTCAGTGGTTGTCGCCCATGTTTGTTGAAAACTTTGAacagtttaaattattttcaattgcaataaagtgttgaTCGAGTGAAGTTCTTGTACTTATCCTCTCCGCTTTATTTGTGATTCATCCATCACCCAGTTCTGCAAGCATTTATGCATTGTGCAAAATGTATTATCAGTGCTGTGTGTGTAAAACTCTGCGAAAGGACGCTTTTACTTTGTACCGTTTTCCTAGTACTGAGAAAAGACTCATTATGTGGTTGAAGTGTTTGGAAACAAATGGTTTTGGAAATATGTCGCCGGAGCAAGTTCGAAAAGCTTTTATTTGTGAGAAACACTTCGAACAGCGGTTTGTTTCGGCATCGACACGGCGTCTCAACGCGAAGGCTTATCCTTCGTTATTCAGTCAAGATGAGATTAACAGTGGGATCCCATCTCATGAAAATGCCGGTAAGTGTAGAAAATGATAAGAAGTGATATAATAAATCAGTCTAATCTAATTCGTATCATTTACGACCATAAAAGATAATGTCATAAACTTCTATGCAATTGATGACTCATGAATCACGGCATGGTGATTTTATTATGTGtaggtaatacaaagtgtttgtTTATTCCTGTAATAAGAGCATATGTTTCTAGTAAGATAATTATTTCATGCGATCGATATTAATATCTTAACACTTGTGTGTTAATTTTAGCTTAGCATTTTTGTACTTCTTTGGGTAAAGATATCATTGGCAAGTGTTGCAgtcttttattaattattttatttatatagaaaTTTCCCAATCCTAAAAAAACACCATGCAGAATTTGTAGATAAATAATACCACATTTCactttagttatttaaaaataatattttgttatcaatTTTAGAAAACATGGATCCGCTGAAAGAACATGCATATGTTCGTAAATCACATGACGACCACACATACTGTCAACAAGTGCCTCAAAAaggtttgtttaatttttctgaAATGCATGATAGCCATGATAGATACTCAATTACATTTTAGGTGCAAATTAATGCCTTCTTATcaaagacattattaatattattatgcacatatatatttcattaatggtACTTAGATCTGCAAGCAATGTAAAGAATCAATTTCTTGTATTAAGGTCAGGCATGGCTAGTGTTTCCAtgggcaatatttttttttataaaatatcaccacaaaagtaaaaaaaagtcaaaagtatttatttgtcaaacatAAGTACAGGTCCCATATACATCACTGTATCACTATGTTGTGCCGTAAGGCATACAATTTTTCATTTATGGACTGTGACTGCATGCTGTGCGCAGTTACcattaattatcaaaatcatCTAACAAAAATTCACATACACTATAAttatatgttattaaatatttatcatccaaaattatcatttaaaagttaattaaaatctatttatacataatatgctttgttatctaaaaatttaaataacttacTTTTGAAACTAATCATGTCATCTGTATTTCTTAGTTCAAtaggaattttattaaaaaatttggCGCCATTTCAAATATACTTTTTCTAAATAACTCCGTTTTGGAAGGCAATGAATTTATTTTACCACTCTACCCTACCACAGTAATATTTCCAATAAGGAAACAAAACTGTCAGAGGAAGGACCTACATGCCTTACCAATATACGTACATTTTAATTACGCATGTATATAAGAAAAGCCAAAGTTATCCCATAGAAGTATTTCCGTAACTACCCATAACAAATTTGTAGCAATGTGCACTGTGTAGGTCCTTTGGaagatattttataataattataagcccttattaacaataattttcaacggttttaatgtgtttattatgtatttctgttttagcGTCTCCTGCCATTCCATCCACATCGGGGGTTAAATCAACCGCAGTGGGCCATACACCAAAACAGACTATGGGTAagctaaataaatgaatatgacactatttcctatgtattttaatattatcacAAGTTATTAgtaaatcttataaaaaaaaattaaagtgctATTTTATGTTACAGCCGTTTCTATAGCCACAGAACCTGTCCCGACAACTTCAGACATTGAAAAGGAGACCATGCCCGAACTATGCAGCAGCTTTATTACAGAACTTGTTGTAGCTGAGAAGGTTACAGCTTGTATTTCACCTAGTGTACAGTCACACAATGAAGGTTAGTGAATTCTtatcatttttacaagcttttatttactttcacctgaccgttgtctgtgtgtaatcaaatcttgcaagttaaatttgatccacttaccggtttccgattgagctgaaattttacatacatatgtaagtcgggtgacaatgcaatattatggtgtcatcgaggtgatctgatgatggagaccggaggtggccataggaactccgtgataaaacaacgaaacctaattgtgtttggggttcttagaattgtctcgatgagtattcgttgcttgtggaaaaaaaagtacagtcggcgataaaagcttgtaccaaaaatgaaattttggccaaaaacttattttgtgtTATTGTATGGCAGTGACAGTACATATAATAGtacttaatcatttttaaagcaatggcaatattttatgttattgtatggcaatgacagtgtttacataaaatagtacttaaacttaatcatttttaaagCAAAGGCAATATACCTATTCCCCACTATCATTTGAAACTTTATTACAATGTGATAGAGTTCAATTTTACACAATTTCTAACACTCTTATGCCCATTATAGGGTTATCTCACTCTGTCTTTCGCGTTATGAATATGATGATAGTCACTGAGTAAtgaaaaatcaaatcaaataaatGTGTCATTCTATTTTAAGTGCTCAGAATCACGAAGTCTCTCTgttctaataggagaaaaaaagcccCAAGGTTTATATTCCTATTTCGTTACCATTTTCCATACTAAGTGAATggaaatttaataatttcagaagtcaatttgtgtaactagtaattttaatgaaactaAGTTTTACCTGTTCAGGTCTCGAAATTCTTGAATAACGATCATCATGTGTAAGTCTAACTAGAGTATGCCCCGTGCGAGCCTGCTAGAACTGAGGCATGATCCATATGTGTGAGACTGATTGTTTCATAATTGTTATTTCTGTTTCAGCAGTCTTTGTAACAACTGCTGAAGCTGCAATCAAACAATCAAATGCTGAAGAGCAGCAGATTTTGCCAGAAGCAAATATTCCAGAATGTGTTGCGGTTGAGGAGGTTACCTCTACCAATTCACCAAGGGAACAGTCTCAAGTTCAAAGTTAGTATTTACCttgacaatatttatatttgatattttagccgcaatttgtacattgtagTACAATTAAGTATAAAGTACCTGGGAGATTgagttttgctcggaaaacatataaaaacgctTTACACACTAATTCAATCGTCCTAACTGGCATCCTAACTAAACAAATGGTTCTAGTTAGTGCAGTCAGAGTCTTACTAAACGCAGTTACAAAGAACCGTGTCCCGATTTGGGCCATGGTGCGTCCATTAATGAATCGCATACTAACGGATAGGGGTTTACGAGTACATTCACGGAAAAATAGTTTCATTGTTAATCAAAGTGGGCATATGATTATAGGCAACCCAACACTGGTGGCTTAATTGCCGTTTATGTCTGAAGATTCTTCAAGGATATTgtcaaatcttataaaatatgtctcccATTTCTGTTCATAGACGTTTTATTATTGTGTTAGATGCCTTGCATACTCTTATTACCAAATAATGGGCTAAtttggttaattttttttaatgagtatttcggaacttatgtacgaaatatcatttgatatttgccagtcgcttttcggtgaaggaaaaacatcgtgaggaaaccggactaatcccaataaggcctagtttcccctctgggttggaaggtcagatggcagtcgctttcgtaaaaactagtgcctacgtcaaatcatgggattagttgtcaagcggaccccaggctcccatgagccgtggcaaaatgccgggataacgcgaggaagaaggagaatgcgctaatttggcccggtagcaacGAAATCATACCGTATACCCAAAAGAAGGGGAGAGGGGAAAtagtcggctccccaggtctaatctatgctatatttcttcattttattagcaataagggcaagttatatatcatttttgtataatttagagacgaggaattcatttttgaaataatcgttataccttttcatacaaataaactgaattttgcacaaaaaatgaatattatatgtatttttaggacaattttggcctttacaatcacagtgtagtgatttatactaaataaaatattggacAATTTAGCTCATTTATTCCTCATTCTAAAAAGTATCACTTTATAATAGgcactcatatattttttgtgaataataatttgtagcgcgcggcggtaacgatttccatttaaattgaattatggccaaagtcaaacattttaaaatgttaaaaaaaaactgaatctgtcatttgaaaagtatgaatacaatgtttcaatattttacagataaattacataggccaagcaataagaaggtatagagggaaatgctaggaacacaatttttgactccgtaactttgtttggactagttaggaggtgaacatatcaaaagtccccggccgtagccccggtgctgggggTAGAGGGGGAAAAGAAGGtctcatttttcggtttttcacttatatcttggaaactttgcgtcttagcgacatgactACTAAGACAAACTAAAAGCTGATAATtctttttacaagttttattaagtcaagtttttcgatatcttaaatagtttttgagatatccgctcttgaaagtttattttagggctttcaattttatcttgatatctacattAGTGAAGCTgataggccgtgtttggtatcatttgtTTGGGGGGGgatgtcgctaagacgcaaagtttccaagatatcagtgaaaaaccgaaaaattagACCTGCTTACCCCCCTCTACcccccagcaccggggctacagccggggacttttgatatgttcacctcccaaCTAGtctaaacaaagttacggagccaaaaattgtgttcctagcatttcgaTATAGGCTATGCACTATATCTAATGATATATAAGTTACTTCGGGACGCGACATGGCCCAGAACCCATACTATCCGGAATACGGTTCTTTACGATTTAGGAAGGATTTTGGATTAAGTAAgtgttagtgtccgaccgaaacatgtttttttgccgaaaccgaatgttcggctttggctctagtttcggccgaaaccgaaaccgaaaccgaaaccgaaccttttgtagacttgttaaaatcgttaaaaaaatgtcataaaaccgcttttacacacatattatggagctgtcaacacccaatgtccttgaaattgacgTTACtttagcagttttttaagaaaattactagagttagaccaagatgattctgcaacgattttgacaacacacgcagtgcaagtgttattataaacgtcaaaacttctatgaaattattacgtataaataacatttgcactagttgcactgcgtatgctatcaaaataattgcagaattttcttagtctaactctattcattcaccagtcaagtaaacatgtagatacagggtcaaccaaaacaaaaacgcgagcgcagcgagcgcgaaattttttgttaaaatatcgcaaggccgggtaccgatcttcacctgggcctaaaagtccgaagtaccccagtgaggcgaactttcatgcgaagtcaaagccgtgcttcagggttcaggataagtagttgagcacaaacTCCAACCAacgtccattgtattaaaaagcgagatatttccttgagcgctggtggcctagcggtaagagcgtgcgactttcaatccgaaggtcgcaggtataaaccccggctcgtaccaatgagtttttcggaacttataggtatacgaaatatcatttgatatttactatttgcttttcggtgaaggaaaaacatcgtgaggaagccggactagtagtagtagtagtactagtagtagtagtaaactcttacGTACTActactagtcccgataaggcctagtttactctctgggttcgaaggtcagtctgatggcagtcgctttcgtaaaaactagtgcctacgccaattcttgggattagttgtcaattggaccccaggctcccatgagccgtggcaaaaattccgggattacgcgaggaagatgatgagttttcttattattcctttgcccaggcccagtaacatgcgacagtgctatttcatttactccgatacaattagacagtgtgcgtgctataggtattaacagcctcttaagactgcgtctagtggcgccctcattagtagaattgttttgataataaaccaattaattactgtacctatacatgaatcagtatattatgtaggtacatattaatattgttgtcctacttattccccaacttttggtctttgtcacatagtttagtttcatagtacgaagtaccatttcgtaagtttcggcccggccgaaaggttcggccgttttttggccgaaaccgaaactacagccgaaacatgattttttggccgaaactggccgaaaccgaaaccgaaaccgaaccttcggtcggacactagtaagTG
This genomic interval from Cydia splendana chromosome 15, ilCydSple1.2, whole genome shotgun sequence contains the following:
- the LOC134797287 gene encoding uncharacterized protein LOC134797287 isoform X1 encodes the protein MYYQCCVCKTLRKDAFTLYRFPSTEKRLIMWLKCLETNGFGNMSPEQVRKAFICEKHFEQRFVSASTRRLNAKAYPSLFSQDEINSGIPSHENAENMDPLKEHAYVRKSHDDHTYCQQVPQKASPAIPSTSGVKSTAVGHTPKQTMAVSIATEPVPTTSDIEKETMPELCSSFITELVVAEKVTACISPSVQSHNEAVFVTTAEAAIKQSNAEEQQILPEANIPECVAVEEVTSTNSPREQSQVQSVVEVKVQSAKRPQKQRKRLIGKLMNLTPTGRMIYDEYKKSKRQADFYHRAKRALKFNKEKSFQELTKDMNPYAKTILKMQINLCNKNKKGRRFSLEEKLIALSIMKQSPKCYRFLHKIFILPSRSTLNKMVAGLKIESGICPQVFEVIRREVCIYVIKS
- the LOC134797287 gene encoding uncharacterized protein LOC134797287 isoform X2, with protein sequence MYYQCCVCKTLRKDAFTLYRFPSTEKRLIMWLKCLETNGFGNMSPEQVRKAFICEKHFEQRFVSASTRRLNAKAYPSLFSQDEINSGIPSHENAENMDPLKEHAYVRKSHDDHTYCQQVPQKASPAIPSTSGVKSTAVGHTPKQTMAVSIATEPVPTTSDIEKETMPELCSSFITELVVAEKVTACISPSVQSHNEVFVTTAEAAIKQSNAEEQQILPEANIPECVAVEEVTSTNSPREQSQVQSVVEVKVQSAKRPQKQRKRLIGKLMNLTPTGRMIYDEYKKSKRQADFYHRAKRALKFNKEKSFQELTKDMNPYAKTILKMQINLCNKNKKGRRFSLEEKLIALSIMKQSPKCYRFLHKIFILPSRSTLNKMVAGLKIESGICPQVFEVIRREVCIYVIKS